AGAAAGATCTACTGGGCTCACTCGTTCACTCACTCCGGTACTACTTCTCCATCCAGTCTTCAGGAGCATCATGTGCTTTGATTCATTCTGTCCCTCCAAAGCCGTGGGGAATTGCTTTACATGGACATGAATATCTCATCTACTCCATCAGATATCAGATATGATCAACGAGTCATAAACTTTAGTAAATTAGGTAGCTGAAAAGAACTGTGGCAGTTTCCAATCTGTGCACGGGCTCCCATAATTGAATCGATATCCCTTTAACTTAGCTCACTGCTCACCCTATGTGGGGCAGTTCATTTGAGTAGTAGCAGTATAGTTTGAGATCAATAGTACTTTCAGCAATGAACAATTGGTTGTCCATCTTCCATGGCCATGATTACCATGCATTTCCCTTCTTGTACTTTGCCATTTTGACTGCCAATTTAAATTCATCTGCTACTCCAACCAAAAGCACAGCCACAAAAGCACACACGACGAGCAGCAGCATTAAACAAATTACCCAAAGCGAGTTTGATTAGTTAAATTAGCATGATAATCTTTCCGAGTTATGACAAAGTTTTGGCATCAGGATGGCATCATGCGCGGGGCGTACGCGGGTGTGGCCTACACGGCCGATCATGCGCGCCAACGGCACAACTCGTGCATGGCGCACCGGGGCGGAAAAGGGCTCCGATTCTCGACATGCAATCATCACGGCGGCGAGCACCCGGCGTTCGCTCGCTGCATGCGTCGACGCCGCTGCCGTTGCCTCCATGGCAGTTGCCCGGGAGCTCGGGCGTCtcgtttccttctttttcttctttttttcctcttgAGCCCATGCATATGCGTCGCACCAGCTAGTAGTAGTACGACCGCTATAGGTAGTAGGTCGTGGACGCGAGCATTAGCGAGCGAGATCTGGCATTATATTCCTGGAATGATTGATGATCCATGCTTCAGTTGATTCGCTGACATGCTTGAGCCCTTTTTCGGCTCTCATTTATGTCCAAAGTGGGGGAAAAAAGGGTGCCAAAAGAATCTTATTCCCTGGCTGCCCTGCTCTGCTTCAAACCAGCACCTAACGCCCACACTGCAAGAGTTCCTAAGGTCACATAAATGAATTTCGTTGTAAACATTTTGGCTTCCAGTTGATTCAGGGGAAATAAAGAAATTGGCTCTGCTTGCTCAATACCTTGGCCTGAATACAAAGAAGTAAAGATCAACAGCCTCAACCTTGGTTCCTTGATCCTGCCTAACCATATCCAAGTGCCTTTCCTTTCCAACCCCATCTCACCAAACGGCGGCCACCAAACCGATTACCGAATACTCCATGCTGCACGATCATGGCCCATCACAACGGTGTCCATCCGCCATTCATCAGTGGTCGCCCCAGATCTAGGCAATGCCTGAACCTGAAGCTTCAAGGAATCAAGGGCAACCTGGTATCTCCTCTCCTGCACACGTGCAAGCTGCTGTTGCCAGTTACTCCAGTTCACGGCACATATCAGTTGTACTACAAAACCTGCGATTAACTGTTTAATCTCCATCCTTTGTTGACTACAATACATGCTGAAGTCCAGGAGCTCTACAACCATCTGGCTTGGCAGAGCAGCAAAGCCAAAGTTTGCACACCACACAGGGAGACTCATCCGCAGCAGCGATATTCCCACATGCCACCTTGATAACAAAACCTGGGTTGCTTTTTCTGAATGGTTGAGTGAGTCAGACACTTGCATGCTAATCTACAGGCGCCGCAGCTGACAGCAGCCGGGGATTCAGATATTGGATTCTCGGGCACTGTAGCTCACTTTACAAAAACGTAGCTACAGGGACATAACATGAAGCGtcaccttttcctttcttcccaTGAAGCGGACAGCTCCCACTGCATGGCTTCTCCAGTTCGCCTTTGGCATGTCTACCGAGCATGAGACCCGGGGAGCAGGCGAAGTGGCAGCCTCCATCAGCAGAAGCCTATGTGCAGGCTCTCAAGATCATCCAACTTGCAGCCCAGGGCTCAGACCAACTCCCACTCTCAGTGCAGACGCACTATGCATAGGATGGGGAAACAGGCAGGCATGCCTGAGCAACAAGTGCAGATCAAGCCAGCACCATCTGGGAATCGGATTGCGACTCGTCACCAGAGCCATTCATGGACGAAGATGCATGCAATCCTCCCTGCCCAAGCCGCAGcacaacagaaaagaaaaaggtaaaGAGTCAGGAGCAAGAGCAACCCAGACAAGGTAACAAATATGACCAAGCCAGCAGGTAGGGGCTAGAGTGCCCATATAGAACCAACCACACAGCAATAACAAACTTCTAGTTTATTTTAGCAGCATGGTTCTCCACGATAGGGAAGCATGCAAATTTTCAACACCAAATAAACTCAAGGCACTAACCAGATGGAGGTGTGAGTGACATCCCTGGAGATTTGATGTCAACACACCGAAAGGAAATCATTTACTAGGCAAACTATGACAGAGGCTGTCCTTTTAGCATGCATAGCTCCATCCACTTGCAAAGTTGCTCCACCTTGTTAGTGATCAAACCTCAGTGCTTCCACCGTTATGACCTGTTTACACGCTATAACGAACTTTTATTAAATTCAAGACAAGATTCAGTAAGGTTCGTGCCAACATGCATGATAGAGACACCCTTACTTTTCCCCATCAGAAACCGATGTACATACTTTATTACCATGATGTAAATACTTGCCCAATGAATTCACCATGCGATCAAGACTTTACTGCAGGCACATAGGCCTGCATGCATCGTTGCAGCTCCATAGTAATTGCCTGAGATTAAAATCAGCATCCTTTCAGACCATAATCACAGTCACTCCCTAAACTCGAGGGGTTACTATAATATCTGATAATAGGTCATTTTAAATTAAAACATTAACCTTCCAATTCACGCTATAGAATATGAACTGAGCAACTATTAAGTTGACCTCGATGACTCTTGACTTCTCTTGTTCCTATGTCTTCTTTTGTAGATCCAAAGCAATACAGCTAGCATTAAGACCCAAACTAATACATATTTTATCATTCACATTCACAGGTACACATGTGTATTTTGGTCTTACCGTTGTACCCAGCACTTAGTCTTAGAAATACAAAACCGGAACAGATTAAAAAAATGGGCTATAACTGAATTCTCTTGTTCAAATCAACCAAGAATGCTGAACTGGAATATAAACCAACCAGGCTTGAGGCTTCGGTACAAGTTTAATATCAGATCTGACATTAAGCTGCCAAGATCAAGACTGGGCCAGGCCTACCAATATCATCAAGTCCTAGGCCCATTGAATCTGTGCGGAGAAAGATTGAACTGACTGCCCATCTGCCCCTAGTTAAATACTAATTCAGTGTTGCCAATGGGAAATGATAAGCACACAAATATAACAGTAACCACCAAAGTTTCGTTTCCATAAAAATAGAGTTATGCCATGAAATTAATATATAAGAGGGAAATCTAGAAATTGATCTTACATCTACATAATAAAGTCAACAAACTATGTGCAGATAAAAAGACTGAGCCCGAACCTATACTATTATATGTGTTTTGCAATATGGCAATGTCTGATGCCATAAATTAAATCTTATCATAAAGAAAAGACCAAATTAAGAAGATGTTCAAAGGTTCTAGTCCTCATTACATTAATTCTCGAGCTGTCAGCTGACAAAATATCACTGCATCTTAGATGATAAAAGGGGCTACCTTGGATAATTATGTCCGACAGAGATTACCTAACTGAAACAAGACAGAACAGCCTTCCAATAACAATCTACCATTGCCAAGTAAAACATCTGCTTTTCTTTATCCCAGAAATACGACAGTTCTaacaccattttttttaaaacacatCCAGCAAAGCAGTTCAAACATTAATACAACCTGGCCTCTTTCTTCTAATATTCAAAACTTGGATAGACTCGAATTACAAAGTGAGAAGAGTAGTGACTTATAATCTCAGACCTTGTAACAGAGGCACCCTGTGAAATGATAGCATATAAAAGGGGCATCAGAACACCTCAGTGCCAAAAATTTCCACTGCTACTGCATACCAGGCCACTAAAAGGTAGAAGAACTACTCGGCAGCGAGGTCAATAACAGAAGGACTAAGGGCTTGACTTGAATATTAAATGCCCATCAGATGTAGCAAAATACGAGGTACTTTATACAAAGCCTGGATTAACTTTAATGATAATGGTAGCCCATAAAGAAAAGCAAGGAACAAAAGAAAACATGGTAGTCAGGTAGTATCAACAAAATTCAAAATTACCATAAGTGTTTTGACTAGGGCAGGCTAAAGAGAAAGCAGGGAGACAGGGGATGAAGGAATTAAACCAAAACTAGTATCTACAAAAATGGAAGGTCCGAATATCCTAGCCCAAGTTAAATTTCAGAACTATGATGTGCCCTCAAGCAGTCTGAGTCTCCTAGGTGGTCATGGAAATGCCAAATTACATAAACTGCTGAGGACCAATTCGGAGAGGAGTAACACAGTAGCATATTCTGCTTAAATTACAAACCATTGTGATTCTAAACACTTCAAAGAGTGCATCCAATGTGGAACCTTCATCTTCCATAAAAGCATATGTGAATGTGACAATAAGGGGGCACAAAAGGCATATACATGAGACTCGGAACTAGGTGACGTGAAACTAAGGGACTGCTTGGAAAGGGGAATTTGGATCCAAATCCTTGGAATCCTGAAACTCTGGAGAGCAATCCCCTTGTTCCAAACAGGTCCTGATGCAAATTACACGACCAAATAGCATCTGCAACTCCCTGTGGTGTTTTGGTGGCAAAACAACATTTGTTTTCCAAGCGAACAGAAGAAACATCAAACTTTAATACTCAAGTTAACATGTCTTCTGCCTCTAAAGAAGAAGGGATTCCTATAGCACAAGAGCAAAGTGAAAGTACACAAGTAATCTTGAACAGGTCAGAACTCATAAGTACATTCAGTATCATATGGTCAATTTCGTTTACTATGTAAAGAAATTAAACATCTAGAATGAAAACAGCTCATCTCAATGATTATGGGTAAAACTAAAGCAAAGGcaagctgcattgcttaacacACACTGAGGGTTGTCGATACCCAATTACAGTAAGACAAAATGTAACCAACTCCAAAGGGAAAACAAAAGGATATGAACTAGATACCAGTCTATGCCCTTTTTCCTGTGGTGGCCCATGCAACACCAATATCACTGCTGGAATGAAGGAGGATGCCAATCCCTAAACCCTTATAGCTCGAATTCATCATCCAGCTTGAGTGCCTCAGCTgcagcctcctcttcctcatcatcgatcgcAAAGTATGGGTTATGCACCTCAGGCCGGAACTTGTACCCAGTGAACACGTAGAAGGCAAGTGTGGCAAGCTCGCCAGCCACGACGCTGGTCCACAGATACCGGTATGAGGTGATGGTCTGTAATGCGTACACCACAACGCGCGTGAAGTAAATGTAGCAAATGACAACCACATAGTACTGGCGGAAGAGAGTCAGCTTCATGAGGTTCACAGCCGCCTTCCCATCTGAGCGAGCAGCCTCCCGGAGGTTCTTAATGGACCAGACAATGGGGAAGAGCACGGCGCAGCAGCAGACCACATCGACCAGCAAGAAAATTTGCTTCCAGGTGACCCAGTCCCGAGCATAGGGTCCAGATTCGTCGATGACCACCTGCGCAATGTTGGCCACGACTTGCAGGGGGATGACCACCATGAGcaccttcttctccttgtcGGCTAGGTAGGGTTTGAGGAAGGACCAGCCGGTGCCGATGAGCACTATGAGCGTGAAGAGCGAGATCCCCTTGAGGAAGCTGAAGATGTAGAAGAGCACGTCCCATCCGTGGGCGGTGCCGGTGCGCTCGATGCAGGACTTGTCCTCGGCCTCGGCGAGGAGGTTGAGCGCCTTGAGCACGAGGACGGCAAGCATGAAGTAGTGGATCCGGAAGACCGCGGCGCGCTTGCGAAGCAGTATGGCgacccaggcggcggcgaggccggcgtaGGCGAGGCAGAAGAGGAAGTAGATGGAGGGGAGCGAGGAAGCCCCGGCGGAGAGGTACTGGCGGTCCCCGGTGGCCGGGTCGACGTTGTACATGGCGGAGCGGACGTCCATGCCGACCTTGAGCCCCCCGCCGAGGCAGTTGGCGAAGACGAGCGTGTACTGGCCCGGCTCGGAGACGCGGTAGGcggtggagaaggaggaggagcgcgcgaCCTCGACTCCCGCGGGGTTGgagggcgggcggaggcggtcgAAGGTGAAGGCGAGCTTGACGAGTTCGGACTGGAGCGCGCAGGTGACGTCGAGGTCCTGGAGCTGGCGGAGTACGTGGACCCAGGCGTCGAgcgtggagaggaagaagccgAGCTGGGAGAGGTCGAGctcggcggaggccggcgggtcGAAGGTGATGCCGGAGACGTTGAGCTCCAGCACCCCCGAGTGGGAGAAGCCGAACTCGTCCAGCGGGATGATGCTCCGCGGGTCGGACCGGATCAGGGTCTCCCGGATCTCGGCCGCCGCGGGGGGCACCAGCATCGCGgcgccgaggacgaggaggaggaggaccgccGCGGGGCGCCTCGggagcgccgcggcgcgcggcgacggcgaggcggccatCGAGTGGGTGGCGCGAtctgggggaggaggcggcggcggtggtgcggtggccggtgggatTTGGGATTTGGAGGGTGGGCGAGCGGCACGCTGGGAGGAGGGGATGGCGTGGTGCGTCGGCAAAGGCACACGGTTGACAAGTTCGGGCCCGCTCGACTACGCGACGACGCAGTTCACGTCTCCCTTTGATTCCGGTTGTTTTTCCCCCCACTAGAAAAtattaggaaaaaaataattatattaCACTTAGCTTGGTCAATGAAATGGCACGATGGCACGAGTTGTAGAAAATACGCAAGTCCATTGCTCTGACTAGTGCCTGCTGGGAAAGTGCCCTTTTAACCTTGGTACAAGCAAGCTTGTTCAAGAATTTTAGTGCAGCAGTTTAGTGCAATTTTAATGTGAATTTTGCCAAATTGTCGAGCTATGCTAGACCAAGGACAAAGGAATAAGACCAAAACACCGTAGAAGCAGGCTATCTTTGTAGGTTTCCATTGTGAGTGAAATTGCACGCAGGTTTTTTATGTACAAGGTTTTGCACATTAGTTTCTTAGAGACAAAGGTTTTCTCATCGGAATTGTTAGAGAAAAATGTGTTGAACTCGAGTATCGGCCAACTTGTTTCGACATAATCTATGACTGATTTTagtttccatttttcttttgcattcTATGGTAGTTGTAGACTTGTAGCCTTGTAGGTAATTTTCCGCAATTTAGAACGGTACATACTCCCTCGGCGATAGTGGTTGACGTTTCAGTGTCAGTGTTGGCACGACGTGCTTTGAGATCAGTGATCTGCGGGGCTTACAGAAAGATCAAGAGGTTTGTTGGGAGTGATGCTTCAGTCGCCGTCTCAGCAGCAGACTGATTTGATTAGTTTATAAGGCGGGTGGCTGGCAAGCTGATTATTTAAGCGTAAGCTTGATGACCCATCCTAGCCACCTTCCTGGTTCCGAGATCTAGCCTTGCTGTAACACCCCTGCAGTTGTTCCTGCAACTTGAGCAGGAAGATGTTGTCACGTTCAGCTACTAGATCCGGCTCCCAGCACTGCCAGCATGATTAGTTACCGGAGAAACCTGGAACGATCCTTCGAAAAATGTTGCTAGATGCATGACAGAATCTGCCGTCAGGGTCCGTAGAAGAATGTTCTAGTTCTCACTGAAACGCTGCTGAGTCTGCTGTCAGAGTCTGTAACTACCACATATAGGATATGCCTGACGAAGATGTGCATACACATTGAGTGCAggaagttcagacttcagagtagCACAATTTGTCTGAAAACGCATGGAAAATTTCAGTGCAATCGCAGGCACAGATGGGCAGAACAGCAGAGAATGTAGCGCGCAGTGCGCAATCTATTTAGCGCGAACTGTCAGATGATGGCTTCAGTTTCTCAACGTTTGTTACATTCTGAATCTTGATTGGCAGTGTCTCACAGGAGAAATGAGAAAGCAGAGCAGTCCCTGCCCGACCAGTAATGGAAGAGGTATGGttccctttacttatttttaacacttatttttagcacgtgtcacattgaatgtttagatactaattaggagtattaaacatagactatttacaaaacccattacataagtggaggctaaatggcgagacgaatctattaatcctaattaatccatcattagcaaatgtttactgtagtaacacattgttaaatcatggactaattaggtttaatagattcgtctcgccgtttagcctccacttatgtaatgggttttgtaaatagtctacgtttaatacttctaattagtatctaaacattcgatgtaacgggtgttaaaaataagtaggaggaaccaaaccaggcctaatgGTCACAAGCCGAACAGGGAATTGCCTCATCTTTCAGGGTAAAGAAATTCTCTCtaactaaaacgatctacaatttgaaacggagggagtaggtttCTAGGAGTATTGCACATTGGTATCATAAAGATAAAGTTTTCTCATTCGCAACGTTGAAATCGGAGTCCCGAGTATCGTCAACTTGTCTTCACATAGACACGTAACCTATGAGTCTATGACTAATTGtactttttcttttgtttttttcttgcatTACATGGTATAGTTCGTGGTAAAATTCCAGCTACTTCAAACGTGACAGGCCATAGCATACTGGTAGTTTTTCCCTTCTAGTATTTCATTTTTCTGTGAGACGTTGGTTGGCGTTTCAGTGTCGGTGTTGGCACGACGTGCTTTGAGATCGGTGATCTCCAGGGCTTTAAAGAAATATTAAGAGGTTTGCTGGGAGCGGTGCTTGAGTCGCCATCTCCGAGCAGACGGATTAGTTTACACGGCTATCGGTTTgcaagttgatttttttttaaaaaaaacacctTGATTACCTCTATCCACCTTCCTCCACGTTGCGATCGCCTTGTTGTAACAGCTCTGCAAGATGTTGTCAGATTCAGCTACTGGATCCAGCTCCCATcactgccaagtgccaacatgATAGTTGCCCAAGGGATCTAGAACGATCCTTCGAAAATTGTTGCTAGATGCGTACTGGCAGAATCTGCCGTCAGGGTCAGTAAAATGGTTCCCAGTTCTCACTGGATCACTGCTGTAAATAGTGTCAGAGTCCGTAACCACCACATATGGATATGCCTGACGAAGATTTGCTTGTACATATGGTTGCAGGAAGTTAAGAGACATTCAGCGTTGCAAGCCACCCACTGAGCTCCGAGCCTCCGCGTCGCTCCCCGCGGGCGACATGGGTAGCGCCCCAGTCGCCACCGGCAACCCACCTCACCGCCTCTCAtccccacctcgccgccgtcggagaGGGTTGCCGGAAGCCTGTCCGGCtcccgaggacggcggcggcggggcataCTGACGGCTCCCGGGGACGATGCCGGGGCGGGACGGTGCTAGATGCCGTGTGAAGCAGAaatcaagactacaatacaactcaaaCAAACACAATTAagaagggacaacgcttaccactggcaaTCACACTCGACAGCAAAGAAACCAAtagcgagtactggcgacacctcctttgcaacacccgctactccagcaggcagccccaggactgcctggtcagtAACGGGCAGAGTGGCAGCCGACGGAGCCTGtgcggatagctcgggggctcctccaacttctgttgatggcaccctctTTGGCACCATATCAACAAATACATCACCAACATCCGGGTCGGttacgactacttcttcagaagcagcctcatcaccaccaagcgCCGTGTCAACAGCCTTTATGACAAAGATGAATTAGTCAtaacaatagcaagttcaaattcatcagctgCGGACGAGTTCAAGACTACATActttggtaccccgagacttctcaggggttgatgcaaacttagccgcagacatcttgcggactactctgcgtctcttgacaggaggagagggttcgtcctctgactcctcaacaacagtttctgattcttcttccgactgcgccaagtagccggcaagaactcgagactaaaaaaacaagtcgatattaacaacaaatatcacataagtgaaaaagtacaagtcagatgcaaagacataccacttctggctcataccagacatcatactgacgaagagccgcagggattactggtactccctggtagttcctgaagaacttggccagcagcgcctctacatcatcatcggatatatcctcatcggacatacgcgatggatctttaagacctgtgtactcacttcctgagtgagcacgtttttgaagcggctgaactcttctcttcagaaagctggccaccacgttgatcccagttaGACCGAGTGCCTTAAACTCGGTGATTTGCTGCATTAGGTGATCCAGCTCgggggtgtcttcgggttcgctcacccagttttctgcatgcttgggcgcgtaaccagtcaccacaggcaagcgaggatcatggttcccgatgtagaaccaccttttcttccactccccgtgggagtcagtcaagttatactcaatgtatgcgcctgagttcctgagttggaacccgacgccttcaaagacttctgtcctatggACACTAGACTGCGGCTTACAGCGGAAcagtttcctaaacaactcgagcctcggaggaactcccaaat
Above is a genomic segment from Setaria viridis chromosome 4, Setaria_viridis_v4.0, whole genome shotgun sequence containing:
- the LOC117852559 gene encoding protein CANDIDATE G-PROTEIN COUPLED RECEPTOR 7, whose amino-acid sequence is MAASPSPRAAALPRRPAAVLLLLVLGAAMLVPPAAAEIRETLIRSDPRSIIPLDEFGFSHSGVLELNVSGITFDPPASAELDLSQLGFFLSTLDAWVHVLRQLQDLDVTCALQSELVKLAFTFDRLRPPSNPAGVEVARSSSFSTAYRVSEPGQYTLVFANCLGGGLKVGMDVRSAMYNVDPATGDRQYLSAGASSLPSIYFLFCLAYAGLAAAWVAILLRKRAAVFRIHYFMLAVLVLKALNLLAEAEDKSCIERTGTAHGWDVLFYIFSFLKGISLFTLIVLIGTGWSFLKPYLADKEKKVLMVVIPLQVVANIAQVVIDESGPYARDWVTWKQIFLLVDVVCCCAVLFPIVWSIKNLREAARSDGKAAVNLMKLTLFRQYYVVVICYIYFTRVVVYALQTITSYRYLWTSVVAGELATLAFYVFTGYKFRPEVHNPYFAIDDEEEEAAAEALKLDDEFEL